A genomic segment from Pseudomonas mendocina encodes:
- a CDS encoding penicillin-binding protein 1A has protein sequence MIRLLKFIWWSCVAVFCGLLLSFSGAFLYLSPTLPSVESLRQVQLQIPLRVYSSDAKLIAEFGEMRRSPIRFDEIPKEFISALLAAEDDNFANHYGVDVTSLMRAATQLLKSGQIQSGGSTITMQVAKNFFLTSERSFSRKATEILLALQIERELSKDEILELYVNKIYLGHRAYGIEAAAQVYYGKSIRDLNLAQMAMIAGLPKAPSRYNPLVNPTRAKERRDWILGRLYRLGRIDQASYEQALAEEVDARYHVPAPELSAPYIAEMARAEMVGRYGSEAYTEGFNVTTTVPSHLQEVANTALRDGLIAYDQRHGYRGPESRLPGMTRDTWLTELGKFRSIGGLEPAVVTQVEKSGILVLTRNGEEQAVAWDSMKWARPFLNTNSLGPRPQQPGDVAQVGDIVRVQRQEDGSLRFTQVPAAQSALVSLDPYSGAIQALVGGFSFDQSNYNRAVQAKRQPGSSFKPFIYSAALDSGYTAATLVNDAPIILSDDYLSQKWRPKNDNNTFLGPIRMREALYKSRNLVSIRLLQDMGIDRSLRYIERFGFAPQDLPRNLSLALGTASLTPMEIAEGWATFANGGYKIEPYLIERIDDRNGKPLFRANPARVPGSQPTEENANLTVNAADDLPLEEPKVAEQIIDERTAYIMTSMLQDVIKRGTGRRALALGRNDLAGKTGTTNESKDSWFSGYNADYVTTVWAGFDQPESLGRHEYGGTVALPIWMNYMGPILKDRPSHLPKEPKGLLTLRVDPVSGRAAAPGTPDAYFELFKSEDSPPPMSEFEPGMGIPGSPLPADEMAPIDLF, from the coding sequence TTGATACGCCTGCTGAAGTTCATCTGGTGGTCTTGCGTTGCCGTTTTTTGTGGGCTGTTGCTCAGTTTCAGCGGTGCGTTTCTTTATCTTAGCCCGACCCTTCCGTCCGTCGAGTCGCTGCGCCAGGTCCAGCTGCAGATTCCCCTACGCGTCTACAGCAGCGATGCCAAGCTGATCGCCGAGTTCGGCGAGATGCGCCGCTCGCCTATTCGCTTCGACGAAATTCCCAAGGAATTCATCAGCGCCCTGCTGGCAGCAGAAGACGATAATTTCGCCAATCATTATGGCGTCGATGTGACCAGCCTGATGCGCGCTGCCACGCAATTATTGAAAAGCGGTCAGATTCAAAGCGGTGGCAGCACCATTACCATGCAGGTGGCGAAGAACTTCTTCCTCACCAGCGAGCGCAGCTTCTCGCGCAAGGCCACCGAAATCCTCCTGGCCCTGCAGATCGAGCGCGAGCTGAGTAAGGACGAAATCCTCGAACTGTACGTCAACAAGATCTATCTCGGTCATCGCGCCTATGGCATCGAGGCCGCAGCCCAGGTCTACTACGGCAAGTCGATCCGTGACCTGAACCTGGCACAGATGGCGATGATTGCCGGCTTGCCGAAAGCTCCCTCGCGCTACAACCCACTGGTCAACCCGACTCGCGCCAAGGAGCGCCGCGACTGGATTCTGGGCCGCCTGTATCGCCTTGGCCGCATCGACCAAGCCAGTTACGAGCAAGCGCTGGCCGAAGAAGTCGATGCACGCTACCACGTGCCCGCCCCCGAACTGAGCGCGCCTTATATAGCGGAGATGGCACGTGCGGAAATGGTCGGTCGCTATGGCAGCGAGGCCTATACAGAAGGCTTCAACGTCACCACCACCGTCCCCAGCCACCTGCAGGAAGTGGCCAACACTGCGCTGCGTGACGGACTGATCGCCTACGATCAGCGCCATGGCTACCGCGGCCCCGAGAGCCGCCTGCCAGGCATGACACGTGACACCTGGCTCACCGAACTGGGCAAGTTCCGCAGCATCGGCGGCCTGGAGCCTGCCGTGGTGACCCAGGTCGAGAAGAGCGGCATCCTGGTGCTGACCCGCAATGGCGAAGAACAGGCTGTGGCCTGGGACAGCATGAAGTGGGCGCGCCCCTTCCTTAATACCAACAGCCTTGGCCCACGCCCGCAGCAACCCGGCGATGTCGCCCAGGTCGGCGATATCGTCCGTGTGCAGCGCCAGGAAGATGGCAGCCTGCGCTTTACGCAGGTACCGGCGGCGCAAAGTGCGCTGGTTTCCCTCGATCCCTACAGCGGCGCCATTCAGGCACTGGTCGGCGGTTTCTCTTTCGACCAGAGCAACTACAACCGTGCCGTACAGGCCAAGCGCCAGCCGGGCTCCAGCTTCAAACCTTTCATCTACAGCGCGGCACTGGATAGCGGCTATACCGCGGCAACGCTGGTCAACGATGCGCCGATCATCCTCTCCGACGACTACCTGTCGCAGAAGTGGCGACCGAAGAACGACAACAACACCTTCCTCGGCCCGATCCGCATGCGCGAGGCGCTGTACAAGTCGCGCAACCTGGTCTCGATCCGCCTGCTGCAGGATATGGGCATCGACCGCAGCCTGCGCTACATCGAACGCTTCGGTTTCGCCCCACAGGACCTGCCACGCAACCTGTCACTGGCCCTAGGCACCGCCAGCCTCACGCCAATGGAAATTGCCGAAGGCTGGGCGACCTTCGCCAACGGCGGCTACAAGATCGAGCCTTACCTGATCGAACGCATCGATGATCGCAACGGCAAGCCGCTGTTCCGCGCCAACCCGGCGCGCGTCCCGGGCAGCCAGCCGACCGAGGAGAATGCCAACCTGACGGTTAACGCCGCCGACGATCTGCCCCTGGAGGAACCCAAGGTAGCCGAGCAGATCATCGACGAGCGCACGGCCTACATCATGACCAGCATGCTGCAGGACGTGATCAAGCGCGGAACTGGTCGCCGCGCCCTGGCACTGGGCCGTAACGACCTGGCGGGCAAGACCGGCACCACCAACGAGTCCAAGGACAGCTGGTTCTCCGGCTACAACGCCGACTACGTCACCACTGTCTGGGCCGGCTTCGACCAGCCGGAAAGCTTGGGCCGACATGAGTACGGCGGCACTGTGGCGCTGCCTATCTGGATGAACTACATGGGCCCCATCCTCAAGGATCGCCCGAGCCATCTACCCAAGGAACCCAAGGGCCTGCTGACCCTGCGCGTTGACCCGGTGAGCGGACGTGCCGCCGCACCCGGCACGCCGGACGCCTACTTCGAACTGTTCAAGAGCGAGGACTCGCCGCCGCCGATGAGCGAGTTCGAACCCGGCATGGGCATCCCGGGCAGCCCGCTGCCGGCTGATGAGATGGCGCCGATCGATCTGTTCTAG
- a CDS encoding pilus assembly protein PilM: MLGLFTKKANTLLGIDISSTSVKLLELSRSGSRYKVEAYAVEPLPPNAVVEKNIAELEGVGQALSRVLAKAKSGVKTAAVAVAGSAVITKTIEMEAGLSEDDLENQLKIEADQYIPYPLEEVAIDFEVQGPAPRNPERVEVLLAACRKENVEVREAALALAGLTAKVVDVEAYALERAYSLLEAQLGGGHDELTVAVVDIGATMTTLSVLHNGRTIYTREQLFGGKQLTEEIQRRYGLSVEEAGLAKKQGGLPDDYDSEVLQPFKEAVVQQVSRSLQFFFAAGQFNDVDYILLAGGTASIPDLDRLIQQKIGTQTLVANPFADMALSSKVNAGALASDAPALMIACGLAMRSFD; encoded by the coding sequence GTGCTAGGGCTCTTCACTAAGAAAGCGAATACGCTGCTGGGGATCGATATCAGCTCGACTTCGGTCAAGCTCCTCGAACTGAGTCGCTCGGGAAGCCGCTACAAGGTAGAGGCATACGCAGTCGAGCCGCTTCCGCCAAACGCAGTGGTCGAGAAGAACATCGCCGAGCTGGAGGGGGTCGGTCAGGCGCTTTCTCGCGTACTGGCCAAGGCCAAGAGTGGTGTCAAGACAGCAGCCGTTGCCGTTGCTGGTTCAGCCGTCATCACCAAGACCATCGAGATGGAAGCCGGGCTTTCCGAGGATGATCTGGAGAACCAGCTGAAGATTGAGGCCGACCAGTACATTCCCTACCCGCTGGAAGAGGTCGCCATCGACTTCGAAGTGCAGGGGCCCGCGCCGCGTAACCCCGAGCGAGTCGAAGTGCTGCTGGCTGCATGCCGCAAGGAAAACGTCGAGGTCCGCGAAGCGGCGCTGGCGCTTGCCGGCTTGACCGCAAAAGTGGTGGACGTCGAGGCGTACGCGCTGGAGCGTGCCTACAGCCTGCTGGAGGCGCAGCTGGGTGGTGGGCACGACGAACTGACGGTTGCGGTGGTGGATATCGGTGCGACCATGACCACGCTTAGCGTTCTGCACAACGGCCGCACCATCTATACCCGTGAGCAGCTATTCGGCGGCAAGCAACTGACGGAAGAAATCCAGCGCCGTTATGGCCTGTCCGTCGAGGAAGCTGGTCTTGCCAAGAAGCAAGGTGGTCTTCCAGATGACTACGACAGTGAAGTATTGCAACCGTTCAAAGAGGCGGTCGTTCAGCAGGTCTCTCGCTCGCTGCAGTTCTTCTTCGCTGCTGGGCAGTTCAATGATGTTGACTACATCCTCCTGGCTGGCGGCACTGCGTCCATCCCTGATCTTGATCGGCTGATCCAGCAGAAGATCGGTACGCAGACGCTAGTGGCCAATCCCTTTGCCGACATGGCGCTCAGCAGCAAGGTCAACGCCGGTGCGTTGGCCAGTGATGCGCCGGCACTGATGATTGCCTGTGGTCTGGCGATGAGGAGTTTCGACTGA
- a CDS encoding PilN domain-containing protein, producing MARINLLPWREQLREERKQRFLVTLAGVLVLAVAVVFLGDQLLNGAIDQQNARNNFIQSEISVLDARIKEISELKTRRQQLLERMKIIQDLQGNRPIIGRVFDQLVRTLPDGVYFTSVKMTGKNIAILGAAESNNRVSNLMRNLESSEWLESPNLTQVKATTAGAMDQANIFQLSVQQTQPPVDVVEGDKNEPR from the coding sequence ATGGCGCGGATTAACTTACTCCCGTGGCGCGAACAGCTGCGCGAAGAGCGTAAGCAGCGGTTCTTGGTTACGTTGGCTGGCGTGCTAGTCCTGGCAGTTGCGGTGGTGTTTCTAGGAGATCAATTGCTCAACGGTGCGATTGATCAGCAAAATGCTCGTAATAACTTCATTCAGTCTGAAATTTCTGTGCTGGATGCACGAATAAAAGAAATCAGTGAGCTGAAGACTCGCCGTCAGCAGCTTTTGGAGCGAATGAAAATTATCCAAGACCTACAGGGTAATCGACCAATAATCGGTCGTGTATTTGATCAATTAGTGAGGACTTTGCCTGACGGGGTTTATTTTACTAGCGTCAAGATGACGGGTAAGAATATTGCTATCTTGGGGGCGGCTGAATCCAATAATCGTGTGTCTAATCTCATGCGTAATTTGGAGTCGTCCGAGTGGCTGGAGTCGCCCAATCTGACCCAGGTCAAGGCTACGACGGCGGGGGCTATGGATCAGGCCAATATCTTTCAGTTGAGTGTGCAGCAGACCCAGCCTCCAGTTGATGTGGTTGAAGGTGATAAAAATGAGCCTCGCTGA
- the pilO gene encoding type 4a pilus biogenesis protein PilO, whose translation MSLAESIESLRNFDLNDLDLNNIGSWPAAVKVIICSLFFLLVVGGGYYFHLSDLQNSLDATKAQEESLKQQFSTKAFQAANLEAYKEQMAEMELSFGALLRQLPSDTEVPGLLEDITRTGLGSGLEFEEIKLLPEVVQQFYIELPIQIAVEGSYHDLATFVSGVASLPRIVTLHDFEIKPAAQEGSSVLRMTVLAKTYRYNDKGVEK comes from the coding sequence ATGAGCCTCGCTGAATCTATCGAGAGTTTGCGTAACTTTGATCTGAATGATCTGGATCTAAATAATATAGGCAGCTGGCCTGCGGCTGTGAAAGTGATCATTTGTTCGTTGTTTTTCTTGTTGGTTGTTGGTGGTGGGTATTACTTTCATCTTAGCGATTTACAAAATTCTTTAGATGCTACTAAGGCTCAGGAGGAATCGCTTAAGCAGCAGTTTTCAACTAAAGCCTTTCAAGCTGCAAATCTCGAGGCTTATAAAGAGCAGATGGCGGAAATGGAGTTGTCTTTTGGTGCTTTGCTTCGGCAGTTGCCAAGTGACACTGAAGTGCCTGGGCTTTTGGAGGATATTACTCGTACCGGTCTGGGTAGTGGCTTGGAGTTTGAGGAGATTAAGCTGCTGCCTGAGGTTGTGCAGCAATTCTACATAGAGTTGCCGATACAAATTGCAGTGGAGGGTAGCTATCATGATCTTGCTACATTCGTTAGTGGTGTGGCTAGCCTTCCTCGAATAGTAACGTTGCACGACTTTGAAATAAAGCCTGCAGCTCAAGAAGGGTCATCTGTTTTGCGCATGACTGTTCTGGCGAAGACTTATCGTTATAACGATAAGGGGGTGGAAAAGTGA
- the pilP gene encoding type 4a pilus biogenesis lipoprotein PilP: MRFVRFVLLFLLSVALLGCGGREDFSDLQGFMAEVKARPKGSIEPLPKFQPYEAFSYSASSLRSPFQPPIKVEAVSRPKGSKEIKPDERRAREFLEGFNIESFEMVGTLSNDAGTFALVSGAGGVHRVKVGDYLGRNHGRIVAVQAAAIEVVEIVPDGDGGWLERPRSLALKERS; encoded by the coding sequence GTGAGGTTTGTCAGATTTGTTTTGCTTTTTCTTCTTTCAGTGGCACTGTTGGGGTGTGGTGGGCGTGAGGATTTCTCCGACTTGCAAGGTTTCATGGCGGAAGTTAAGGCGAGGCCAAAAGGCTCTATCGAGCCCTTACCCAAGTTTCAGCCCTATGAGGCTTTTTCCTACAGCGCTTCTTCCCTTCGCAGCCCATTTCAGCCTCCGATTAAGGTAGAGGCTGTGAGTCGTCCAAAAGGTTCAAAAGAGATCAAGCCTGATGAACGACGTGCTCGAGAGTTTCTTGAAGGGTTTAATATAGAGAGTTTCGAGATGGTTGGTACTCTTTCTAACGATGCCGGTACGTTTGCTCTGGTTAGCGGTGCAGGCGGGGTGCATCGAGTTAAGGTGGGGGATTACCTTGGAAGAAATCATGGCCGAATAGTGGCGGTGCAAGCTGCCGCTATCGAGGTTGTCGAAATAGTCCCTGATGGTGATGGTGGTTGGTTGGAGCGACCGCGAAGCCTTGCGCTCAAAGAGCGCTCTTAG
- the aroK gene encoding shikimate kinase AroK: MRNVILVGPMGAGKSTIGRLLAKELRLPFKDSDKEIEQRTGADIPWIFDVEGEQGFREREQAVIAELSMQDGLVLATGGGAVMRPENRQALHAGGRVVYLHTSVEQQIDRTSRDRNRPLLRTANPAQVLRDLMAMRDPLYREVADIVIETDERPPRMVVQEILSRLEALSPR, encoded by the coding sequence GTGCGGAATGTAATCCTCGTAGGCCCGATGGGTGCTGGAAAGAGCACCATCGGGCGTTTGCTTGCCAAAGAGCTGCGTTTGCCTTTCAAGGACTCCGACAAGGAGATCGAGCAGCGTACCGGCGCCGATATTCCCTGGATCTTCGATGTCGAGGGAGAGCAGGGCTTTCGTGAGCGAGAGCAGGCGGTGATCGCTGAGCTGTCGATGCAGGACGGTCTTGTATTGGCCACTGGTGGTGGAGCCGTCATGCGTCCGGAGAACCGTCAGGCTCTGCATGCTGGTGGGCGAGTCGTTTACCTGCACACCTCCGTGGAGCAGCAGATCGACCGGACCTCGCGTGATCGTAATCGCCCGCTGTTGCGCACGGCCAATCCGGCTCAGGTGCTCAGGGATCTAATGGCGATGCGTGATCCCCTCTACCGAGAGGTGGCCGATATCGTCATAGAAACGGACGAGCGTCCGCCGCGTATGGTGGTTCAGGAAATTCTCTCGCGTCTGGAAGCCTTGTCGCCCCGTTAA
- the aroB gene encoding 3-dehydroquinate synthase: protein MQTLHVDLGERSYPIYIGDGLLARPELLARHIAGRQVAVVTNETVAPLYLDALMRSLEGFKVASVVLPDGEVFKNWETLQLIFDGLLTARHDRRTTVIALGGGVIGDMAGFAAACYQRGVDFIQVPTTLLSQVDSSVGGKTGINHPLGKNMVGAFYQPKAVLIDTASLHTLPGRELSAGLAEVIKYGLICDEPFLAWLEDNMDALRALDGVALTYAIERSCAAKARVVGADERESGVRATLNLGHTFGHAIETEQGYGVWLHGEAVAAGTVMALEMSHRLGWLSVADRDRGVRLLQAAGLPVVPPQDMTPEQFLDHMAVDKKVLDGQLRLVLLKRLGEAVVTADYPREILDATLRSDYAALAQSSNS, encoded by the coding sequence ATGCAGACTCTTCACGTTGATCTCGGCGAGCGCAGCTATCCCATTTATATCGGGGATGGCCTGCTGGCACGCCCCGAGTTGCTCGCGCGTCATATTGCCGGGCGGCAGGTGGCAGTGGTTACCAATGAAACCGTTGCGCCTCTGTATCTAGATGCGCTGATGCGCTCCTTGGAAGGCTTCAAGGTCGCCTCGGTGGTGTTGCCTGATGGCGAAGTCTTCAAGAACTGGGAAACCCTACAGCTGATTTTCGATGGTTTACTGACGGCTCGGCATGATCGGCGTACGACCGTTATCGCTCTTGGTGGTGGTGTGATTGGTGATATGGCCGGCTTCGCAGCTGCCTGTTATCAGCGGGGTGTGGATTTCATTCAGGTCCCGACGACTCTGTTGTCGCAGGTGGACTCCTCGGTGGGTGGCAAGACCGGGATCAATCACCCGCTGGGCAAGAACATGGTCGGTGCCTTCTACCAGCCCAAGGCTGTGCTGATCGACACCGCCAGCCTGCATACCTTGCCTGGGCGCGAGTTGTCCGCCGGTTTGGCGGAGGTCATCAAGTACGGTCTGATCTGTGACGAACCTTTCCTGGCTTGGCTCGAAGACAACATGGATGCGCTGCGCGCACTGGATGGCGTCGCACTGACCTATGCCATCGAGCGTTCTTGCGCAGCCAAAGCGCGAGTGGTGGGCGCTGACGAGCGTGAGTCTGGAGTGCGCGCCACCCTGAATCTGGGGCACACCTTCGGCCATGCCATTGAGACCGAGCAGGGCTATGGCGTGTGGCTGCACGGCGAGGCCGTTGCCGCCGGAACGGTGATGGCGCTGGAAATGTCCCATCGGCTTGGTTGGTTGTCCGTTGCTGATCGGGACCGTGGCGTGCGCCTGTTGCAGGCTGCCGGTCTGCCGGTGGTGCCGCCGCAAGACATGACACCCGAGCAGTTCCTGGATCATATGGCGGTGGACAAGAAAGTACTTGATGGTCAGTTGCGCCTCGTGTTGCTCAAGCGTCTGGGTGAGGCGGTAGTGACTGCGGATTACCCGCGCGAAATTCTCGACGCCACGTTGCGTAGCGACTACGCCGCGCTGGCTCAGTCGTCCAACTCTTGA
- a CDS encoding AAA family ATPase: MTSLHADEAFLAHYQFSHDPFAPRVPGFKFFPAQRKPVLGQLHHLARYSQLLLAVVGPEGSGKTLLRQALVASTNKQAVQSVVIAQGVADSESLLRQVAQGLSIAQADVRSILAQVGQLALTGQEVYLLVDDADQLDDVALKNLLVLAAGGDEGRPHVFLFAEHELLARLEALAGGEECYHAIELQPYAEDETREYLAQRLEGAGQDIGLLTDEQIEDIHARSQGWPGAINQEARELLVEQMLAQRAAGRGAAGGGFALPKKHLLALAVVLVGVAAAWFMQGRESSSSAPVASNTSLPLQSSTPAVEAEEPVQAPAAESRAPAIEFAGASQPLPLPLVGESQAVIRQPLAEAAGEELDDFEPPASPESSTVTLPSAPIAAAPAPAPAPAPAPAPAPAPAPAPAPAPAVVKQPEPAESKPAPVPAPAPKPAPAPAAASSAAAGGWYAQQPASRYALQVVGSRSEANIQALVREGGSEYHYFKKIHQGQPLYVLTYGSFSSRDAAQAAVKTLPAKLQAGKPWPRTLGSIQQEMSR, encoded by the coding sequence ATGACCAGTTTGCATGCTGACGAAGCTTTCCTGGCCCATTACCAGTTCAGCCACGACCCTTTTGCTCCTCGAGTACCTGGCTTCAAGTTCTTCCCTGCGCAACGCAAGCCGGTGTTGGGGCAGTTGCATCACCTGGCGCGCTACAGCCAGCTCCTGCTCGCGGTGGTGGGGCCTGAGGGCAGCGGCAAGACGCTGTTGCGTCAGGCGCTGGTCGCGAGCACCAACAAGCAGGCGGTGCAGAGCGTCGTGATTGCGCAGGGTGTCGCGGATAGCGAGTCGCTGCTACGCCAGGTGGCGCAGGGCTTGTCCATCGCTCAGGCCGATGTTCGCTCGATTCTGGCGCAGGTCGGACAGCTGGCGCTGACTGGCCAGGAGGTTTACCTGCTGGTCGATGATGCGGACCAGCTGGATGATGTCGCGCTAAAGAATCTCCTGGTGCTCGCTGCCGGCGGCGACGAGGGGCGTCCGCACGTTTTTCTATTTGCCGAGCATGAATTGCTGGCTCGGCTGGAGGCTCTGGCGGGAGGCGAAGAGTGCTATCACGCGATCGAGCTCCAGCCCTATGCCGAGGACGAAACGCGCGAATACCTTGCGCAGCGGCTGGAAGGGGCCGGGCAGGATATTGGTCTGTTGACCGATGAGCAGATCGAGGATATCCACGCGCGCTCCCAGGGGTGGCCGGGTGCGATCAATCAGGAAGCGCGTGAGTTGCTGGTCGAGCAGATGCTTGCGCAGCGGGCTGCCGGGCGAGGTGCCGCAGGTGGTGGCTTCGCCTTGCCGAAGAAGCATCTGCTGGCACTTGCAGTCGTCCTGGTGGGTGTCGCTGCCGCCTGGTTCATGCAGGGGCGCGAATCTTCCTCGTCTGCGCCGGTAGCCAGCAATACATCTCTACCCTTGCAATCTTCCACTCCGGCCGTCGAGGCTGAAGAGCCTGTGCAGGCGCCAGCTGCAGAGAGCCGTGCGCCCGCCATCGAGTTCGCGGGTGCAAGCCAGCCGCTGCCTTTGCCGCTGGTAGGGGAGTCGCAGGCTGTGATTCGCCAGCCGTTGGCTGAAGCGGCTGGAGAAGAATTGGATGACTTCGAGCCACCGGCTTCGCCTGAGTCCTCGACAGTGACTTTGCCATCTGCCCCAATCGCTGCTGCACCTGCACCTGCACCTGCACCTGCACCTGCACCTGCACCTGCACCTGCACCTGCACCTGCACCTGCACCTGCACCTGCAGTGGTGAAGCAGCCCGAACCTGCGGAGTCCAAGCCCGCTCCGGTTCCAGCTCCTGCGCCTAAACCAGCGCCTGCTCCGGCCGCGGCGTCAAGCGCGGCAGCGGGTGGCTGGTATGCGCAGCAGCCGGCGTCCCGCTACGCCTTGCAGGTGGTTGGATCGCGTTCGGAGGCCAATATTCAGGCGCTGGTGCGTGAGGGGGGCAGCGAGTATCACTACTTCAAGAAGATCCATCAGGGCCAGCCGCTGTATGTGCTGACTTACGGTAGTTTCTCCAGTCGCGATGCCGCGCAGGCGGCAGTGAAAACCTTGCCGGCCAAGCTGCAGGCGGGCAAGCCCTGGCCGCGTACGCTGGGCAGCATCCAGCAGGAGATGAGCCGCTAG